A genomic segment from Lignipirellula cremea encodes:
- a CDS encoding sulfatase-like hydrolase/transferase — protein MPEKNAIILVVDRLGAGSLGPYGNTWIETPAVNRLASESLLFDFCLSDSPSLPVAQQSLLRGGHALVPGDYTSSLPTWLQTAGVESTLLTDEALIAHHLLAPHFSDCLFAPPPETAVACSAIEHTQMAMLFVQAIDWLARAASPFLLWIHAQGMQGPWDAPLSLRRSFADEDDPLPPDQVEPPEFRLADDHDPDLVLGFQHAYAGQVRLFDACLAAMLGALDDMPPLGDTLFCLTSPRGYPLGEHLQLGGESPLATELLHVPLMIRAPHLPPGREDRLVQPGDLTATLADWFGAEPDPACVWSRSLLDTQSPPREMIVSAADEERLLRTPAWQIRKQPEAVSLYAKPDDRWEVNDVAALLPADTDALTAALDRFELAAETGDLSTLPPLDERLLDPLR, from the coding sequence ATGCCTGAAAAGAACGCCATTATCCTGGTTGTCGACCGCCTTGGAGCCGGCAGCCTGGGACCGTACGGCAACACCTGGATCGAAACGCCCGCCGTGAATCGCCTGGCGAGTGAATCGCTGCTGTTTGATTTTTGCCTGAGCGACTCGCCGTCGCTCCCGGTCGCACAGCAGTCGCTGCTCCGGGGCGGGCATGCGCTGGTCCCGGGCGACTACACTTCTTCGCTGCCGACCTGGCTGCAGACCGCCGGCGTGGAATCGACGCTGCTGACCGACGAAGCCTTGATCGCTCATCATTTGCTGGCGCCGCATTTTTCGGATTGCCTGTTTGCGCCGCCTCCGGAGACCGCGGTCGCTTGTTCCGCAATCGAACATACGCAAATGGCCATGCTGTTCGTCCAGGCGATTGACTGGCTGGCCCGGGCCGCTTCGCCGTTTCTGTTATGGATCCACGCCCAGGGGATGCAGGGCCCGTGGGATGCTCCGCTGTCGCTCAGGAGATCGTTTGCGGACGAGGACGACCCGTTGCCGCCCGACCAGGTCGAGCCGCCCGAGTTCCGCCTGGCCGACGATCACGACCCGGACCTGGTGCTGGGCTTCCAGCATGCCTATGCGGGGCAGGTGCGGCTGTTTGACGCCTGCCTGGCCGCGATGCTGGGGGCGCTGGACGACATGCCGCCCCTGGGTGACACGCTGTTCTGTCTGACATCGCCTCGCGGGTATCCACTGGGCGAGCATCTGCAGCTGGGCGGGGAGTCGCCGCTGGCCACCGAACTGCTGCATGTGCCGTTAATGATCCGCGCGCCCCATCTGCCGCCGGGCCGTGAGGATCGCCTGGTGCAACCGGGCGATCTCACCGCCACGCTGGCCGACTGGTTCGGCGCAGAGCCGGATCCCGCCTGCGTCTGGTCCCGCAGTCTGCTGGATACGCAGTCGCCGCCACGCGAGATGATTGTCTCGGCCGCCGACGAAGAACGCCTGCTCCGCACCCCGGCCTGGCAAATCCGCAAGCAACCGGAGGCCGTTAGCCTGTACGCCAAGCCCGACGATCGCTGGGAAGTGAACGACGTCGCCGCGTTGCTGCCGGCCGACACCGACGCGCTGACCGCCGCCCTGGATCGCTTCGAACTGGCCGCCGAGACAGGCGACCTGTCCACCCTGCCGCCGCTGGACGAACGCCTGCTCGATCCCCTCCGCTAA
- a CDS encoding LamG-like jellyroll fold domain-containing protein, whose product MSADFDPYYKWLGIPPKDQPPHHYRLLSIELFEKDHDVIDGAANRLMGYLRGKGHGKEAEHSQRLLNEISKARICLLNADRRQAYDEQLRQQLQAPSAVSPSPPGAAPLSPVVLPPEAPLAPTVLPPEAPLSPIVLPDAPPPVATPPSRFTRPAPRSASSSSAGFSAAPSPSVPAMAEPPLPPGEKGASPPEESADEPAPQTPFYLVVGGVATVLALSLIVAMVLLYGGTPAPEDPPGIAQPAPAAVDTSLARLELQWPEAERRQASLEIQGKTQTPPAAGEVVYWLPPGPHQVVFHRAGYQDVAVELELSREKTTSFQPSWTTAEERLDEPVDTTGGPVDLALGLVAYWPMENNLNDLAGSGYAAPLSPTPANAPTYVEGKVGEAVMLDPGAKLGFADRVKIDGSQAFTLACWVKMDAAPQDQVAWLVAGKSEWKARQGELTFLLDSTQTAASLPAGKSHLPVASLVNRWAHVAIAYDSQQRRITYYLDGARTGAQTLALVDAEPVYVSTLNVGPFTGVLDDLRLYRRAITPAEAAALFAFRELPLPAAPSQPQGTALAEIWHRPASAAADLAGAASLLATTPDVVKTLTSLAVTEPATTDGSLPFVRLRGFVYPTQTAEHTLEIVGSGDCQLFTRSSSGSGLQEIASQINGGVVASSPLALTAGQPYYLEAIYQASTPQARCFLRWRAPGSRREVSIPVAQFSPYPGLVPAALAAAPAVLPGQPIPTPAGGDPFQAMAPAIDLATSTSNGQVELGPVRLPPEETLFARLLGGDHAVDGGQITFTMADIAGQEHAWRIQAQGSKLLPGGEGVIAELHLVKDALQLRWSDNAAMEPASRSLRNCQLELTAPGGSHRLQLRTPDKAEPLVIDPSHPPIKTEFAVADLPDARMIVVEAVPPAAPLSPNQLKPASVSMVGDQTIDLKVGPDKAETLHIAITPVLRRDRIFVSAKASYQVAGMPKPQPFQSRELGQATRAILGQNNLLTNQQAVLEKTRTLQARTALLQVENQLIALQQSVLEIQDLQKLYDLLSEPPADGSTGAVQLRVIYRYISDDGRDNYDLILAE is encoded by the coding sequence ATGTCTGCGGATTTTGATCCTTATTACAAATGGCTCGGTATTCCTCCCAAGGACCAGCCGCCGCACCATTATCGGCTGCTCAGCATTGAGCTGTTCGAGAAGGATCACGATGTTATCGATGGCGCCGCGAACCGGCTCATGGGATACCTGCGGGGGAAGGGACACGGGAAAGAAGCCGAGCATTCGCAGCGTTTACTGAACGAGATTTCCAAAGCCCGCATCTGCCTGCTCAACGCGGACCGAAGGCAGGCTTACGACGAGCAGCTGCGGCAGCAGCTGCAGGCGCCTTCCGCCGTTTCGCCCTCGCCGCCTGGAGCCGCTCCGTTATCGCCGGTCGTGTTGCCGCCCGAAGCTCCGTTGGCGCCGACGGTGTTGCCGCCGGAAGCTCCCCTGTCGCCGATCGTGCTGCCCGACGCGCCGCCGCCGGTCGCCACTCCGCCGTCGCGGTTTACACGTCCCGCTCCCCGCTCTGCTTCGTCCTCTTCCGCCGGGTTTTCGGCCGCGCCGTCGCCCTCGGTTCCGGCCATGGCGGAGCCGCCGCTGCCGCCTGGTGAAAAAGGTGCGTCGCCGCCAGAAGAATCCGCCGACGAGCCGGCCCCGCAAACGCCGTTTTACCTGGTGGTGGGAGGAGTCGCGACGGTGCTGGCGTTAAGCCTCATCGTGGCGATGGTGTTGCTTTACGGAGGGACGCCGGCGCCGGAAGATCCGCCCGGGATCGCCCAGCCGGCGCCCGCTGCAGTCGATACGTCGCTGGCGCGGCTTGAACTTCAGTGGCCGGAAGCCGAACGTCGCCAGGCGTCGCTGGAGATCCAAGGGAAAACGCAAACGCCGCCCGCCGCCGGGGAGGTCGTCTACTGGTTGCCGCCGGGCCCGCACCAGGTGGTCTTTCATCGCGCGGGTTACCAGGATGTGGCCGTTGAGCTGGAACTGTCCCGCGAGAAAACAACGTCGTTCCAGCCATCCTGGACGACGGCCGAAGAACGGCTGGACGAACCCGTTGATACGACCGGTGGTCCGGTCGATCTGGCGCTGGGACTGGTCGCCTACTGGCCGATGGAAAATAACTTGAACGATCTGGCCGGCAGCGGTTACGCTGCCCCGCTCTCCCCCACGCCTGCCAACGCCCCGACGTATGTCGAAGGGAAAGTCGGCGAGGCCGTTATGCTGGACCCCGGCGCGAAGCTGGGCTTCGCCGACCGGGTGAAGATCGATGGCTCCCAGGCGTTTACCTTGGCCTGCTGGGTCAAAATGGACGCTGCCCCCCAGGACCAGGTTGCCTGGCTGGTCGCGGGCAAGTCGGAATGGAAAGCGCGCCAGGGGGAGCTCACCTTTCTGCTCGACAGCACACAAACGGCCGCCAGTTTGCCGGCCGGCAAAAGCCATCTGCCTGTCGCGAGTCTGGTCAATCGCTGGGCGCATGTAGCGATCGCTTATGATTCGCAGCAGCGGCGGATAACGTACTATCTCGACGGCGCGCGGACAGGCGCCCAGACGCTGGCCCTGGTCGACGCGGAGCCCGTGTACGTTTCGACGTTGAACGTCGGCCCGTTCACCGGGGTGCTCGACGACCTGAGGCTGTATCGCCGGGCCATCACGCCGGCTGAAGCGGCCGCCCTGTTCGCCTTCCGGGAACTGCCCCTGCCGGCGGCGCCTTCGCAGCCGCAGGGAACCGCGCTGGCGGAAATCTGGCATCGTCCGGCCTCTGCCGCCGCGGATCTTGCGGGCGCGGCCTCGCTGCTTGCGACCACTCCCGACGTCGTCAAAACTCTCACTTCCCTGGCGGTGACGGAGCCGGCGACCACCGACGGCAGCCTGCCATTCGTGCGTTTGCGCGGGTTCGTTTATCCCACACAGACGGCCGAACACACACTCGAGATTGTCGGTTCGGGCGATTGTCAGCTGTTCACCCGCAGCTCTTCCGGATCAGGACTGCAGGAGATCGCCTCCCAGATAAACGGCGGAGTCGTGGCTTCGTCGCCCCTGGCGCTGACGGCTGGTCAGCCGTACTATCTTGAGGCCATCTATCAGGCCAGTACGCCGCAGGCTCGATGCTTCCTCCGCTGGAGGGCGCCCGGCAGTCGCCGCGAAGTTTCCATTCCTGTCGCGCAGTTTTCCCCGTATCCGGGGCTGGTTCCGGCGGCTCTCGCTGCAGCGCCGGCCGTTCTGCCTGGCCAACCGATTCCTACGCCAGCGGGCGGGGATCCGTTCCAGGCGATGGCGCCGGCGATTGACCTGGCCACCAGCACCAGCAACGGCCAGGTCGAGCTGGGCCCGGTGCGGCTGCCGCCCGAGGAAACCCTGTTTGCCCGGCTGCTGGGCGGCGATCATGCGGTCGACGGCGGCCAGATTACGTTCACGATGGCCGACATTGCCGGCCAGGAGCATGCCTGGCGGATCCAGGCCCAGGGGTCCAAGCTGCTGCCCGGCGGCGAAGGGGTCATCGCCGAATTGCACCTGGTGAAAGACGCCCTCCAGCTGCGCTGGTCGGACAACGCCGCTATGGAACCGGCCTCGCGGTCGCTCCGCAACTGTCAGCTGGAACTGACCGCCCCCGGCGGCAGTCATCGCCTGCAGCTTCGCACGCCCGATAAGGCGGAACCGCTGGTGATCGACCCCAGCCATCCGCCCATCAAAACAGAGTTTGCCGTGGCCGACCTGCCCGACGCGAGGATGATCGTGGTCGAGGCCGTTCCGCCGGCGGCGCCCCTGTCCCCGAACCAGCTGAAACCGGCCTCGGTGAGCATGGTGGGCGACCAGACGATCGACCTCAAGGTGGGCCCGGACAAGGCCGAGACGCTGCACATCGCCATTACCCCGGTGCTCCGCCGGGACCGGATTTTCGTTTCCGCCAAGGCGTCGTACCAGGTTGCGGGGATGCCCAAGCCACAGCCGTTCCAGTCGCGAGAACTGGGCCAGGCCACGCGTGCGATTCTGGGGCAGAACAACCTGCTGACGAATCAGCAAGCCGTGCTGGAAAAGACACGCACCCTCCAGGCCCGCACCGCCTTGCTGCAGGTAGAGAACCAGCTGATCGCGCTCCAGCAGTCCGTCCTGGAAATCCAGGATCTGCAGAAGCTTTACGACCTGCTCTCTGAGCCGCCTGCCGATGGGTCTACCGGAGCGGTGCAGCTCCGGGTGATCTATCGCTACATTTCCGACGACGGCCGCGACAACTATGATCTGATCCTGGCCGAATAA
- a CDS encoding HlyD family efflux transporter periplasmic adaptor subunit has protein sequence MATAQDTANARPLGLRIRPDLATRALEFRGRRSWGVKDPVSLRYFQFREEEYFLIRQLDGTVGMDELQERFERRFAPRKLHPEQLLNFIGSLHSQGLIVADLPGQAEELLKRRDQQRWRDRFERVAGVLAIRFRGIDPDRMLGWLEPRMRWLFSWPVLVMAALLVGSALLLATLEFSTLRDRLPDFATFFSAKNAVYLAVALALTKILHELGHGLVCKHYHGECHELGLMLLVFTPCLYVNVTDAWLIRSRWQRAAIGAAGMAVELVLASLCLFLWWASEPGLLHGLFLNVVFICSVSTLLFNGNPLLRYDGYFILSDLIETPNLHQQSQAVVTHYLGRWFLGIEEANERSLPESGRGWLALFWVASLLYRLFVLWMIAWVLHAALKPYGLEALVQLMVLVSLGGMLAGPAQKTFTFLRHPGRMRDVKRLRFLILTSLLAGAVAAVLLVPLPYRVPATAMAELQGARRVYVTTPGAVTAQVQPGDTVQQGDVLARLEDLEIERQLTNLQGLAAEKQVKLDHLEKRRIVEQRSQTGAPAEADRLIRDVAQELAAIARQIAEQEKLREHLTITAPAAGVVLPQRPRREPPGAAGDLPPWSGSPLDPANTGALLETGDELCLIGDPAALEALLLIDQADIQFVRLQQRVRLRFHQTPGETLWGRIVEIAEVDLEELPAELIASGELPTVADKRGNPQLVSAAYQARVLFEKPALDERAAPLRLRSVGIARIHADPQSLWQRAARYLARTFRFEW, from the coding sequence ATGGCGACAGCGCAGGATACGGCGAACGCTCGTCCGCTCGGATTACGCATCCGTCCGGATCTGGCGACCCGCGCGCTGGAGTTTCGTGGGCGGCGAAGCTGGGGTGTGAAGGATCCCGTTTCGCTCCGCTATTTCCAGTTCCGCGAAGAAGAATACTTCCTGATCCGGCAGCTCGATGGCACGGTCGGCATGGACGAACTGCAGGAACGGTTTGAACGCCGCTTTGCGCCGCGGAAGCTGCACCCGGAACAGCTGCTGAACTTTATCGGCTCGCTGCACAGCCAGGGGCTGATCGTCGCCGACCTGCCGGGCCAGGCGGAAGAGCTGCTGAAACGCCGGGACCAGCAGCGCTGGCGGGATCGGTTTGAACGGGTCGCCGGCGTGCTGGCGATCCGGTTCCGCGGTATCGATCCGGATCGGATGCTGGGCTGGCTGGAGCCTCGCATGCGCTGGCTGTTCTCCTGGCCGGTGCTGGTAATGGCGGCGCTGCTGGTCGGATCGGCATTGCTGCTGGCGACGCTGGAGTTTTCCACGCTGCGTGATCGGCTGCCCGACTTTGCGACGTTTTTCAGCGCGAAGAACGCCGTGTACCTGGCCGTCGCTTTGGCGCTGACGAAGATCCTGCACGAGCTGGGGCATGGGCTCGTCTGCAAGCATTACCACGGGGAGTGCCATGAGCTGGGACTGATGCTGCTGGTGTTTACGCCGTGCCTGTATGTGAATGTGACCGACGCCTGGCTGATCCGCAGCCGCTGGCAAAGGGCCGCGATCGGGGCGGCCGGCATGGCGGTGGAACTGGTGCTGGCCTCGCTCTGCCTGTTTCTGTGGTGGGCCAGCGAGCCCGGCCTGTTGCATGGGCTGTTCCTGAATGTGGTGTTTATCTGCTCGGTCAGTACGCTACTGTTTAACGGCAACCCGCTGCTGCGGTACGATGGCTACTTCATTCTGTCCGACCTGATCGAAACGCCCAACCTGCATCAGCAGTCGCAGGCGGTCGTCACGCATTACCTGGGGCGCTGGTTCCTGGGGATTGAGGAAGCTAACGAACGGAGTTTGCCGGAATCCGGCCGCGGCTGGCTGGCGTTGTTCTGGGTCGCTTCGCTGCTGTATCGCCTGTTCGTGCTGTGGATGATCGCCTGGGTGCTGCATGCGGCGCTCAAGCCGTACGGGCTGGAGGCATTGGTGCAGCTGATGGTGCTGGTCTCGCTGGGAGGGATGCTGGCCGGACCGGCGCAAAAGACGTTCACTTTTCTTCGTCACCCCGGGAGAATGCGCGACGTGAAACGGCTGCGATTTTTGATCCTGACAAGCCTGCTCGCCGGCGCCGTGGCGGCCGTCCTGCTGGTCCCTTTGCCGTATCGCGTACCCGCGACCGCGATGGCCGAACTGCAGGGAGCCCGGCGGGTCTACGTCACCACGCCCGGCGCGGTGACGGCCCAGGTGCAGCCAGGCGACACGGTGCAACAGGGGGACGTGCTGGCCCGACTGGAAGACCTGGAGATCGAGCGGCAGCTGACCAACCTGCAGGGCCTGGCGGCCGAGAAGCAGGTGAAGCTGGACCATCTGGAGAAACGCCGCATCGTAGAGCAGCGCAGCCAGACCGGCGCGCCGGCGGAAGCCGATCGGTTGATTCGCGATGTCGCGCAGGAGCTGGCCGCCATCGCCCGGCAGATTGCTGAACAGGAGAAGCTGCGCGAGCATCTGACCATCACCGCACCGGCGGCAGGAGTCGTGCTGCCGCAACGTCCCCGCCGGGAACCGCCAGGCGCCGCCGGCGACCTGCCGCCCTGGTCGGGCTCTCCGCTGGATCCGGCCAACACCGGCGCGCTGCTGGAAACGGGGGACGAGCTCTGCCTGATCGGCGATCCGGCCGCGCTGGAAGCGCTGCTGCTGATCGACCAGGCCGACATCCAGTTTGTGCGACTGCAGCAACGGGTGCGGCTGCGCTTCCATCAAACGCCGGGCGAAACCTTGTGGGGCCGGATCGTGGAGATCGCCGAGGTCGACCTGGAAGAGCTGCCCGCCGAACTGATCGCCAGCGGCGAACTGCCGACCGTCGCCGATAAACGCGGCAACCCCCAGCTGGTATCGGCCGCCTACCAGGCCCGCGTGCTGTTCGAGAAACCGGCCCTCGACGAACGGGCCGCGCCGTTACGTCTCCGCAGCGTCGGCATCGCCCGGATCCACGCCGACCCGCAATCGCTTTGGCAACGGGCCGCACGCTATCTGGCCCGCACGTTCCGCTTTGAGTGGTAA
- a CDS encoding efflux RND transporter periplasmic adaptor subunit, whose translation MNPAVLLLLASLTTGQAKPEPLVVESAILSLLDQREAPAREAGVLDQMLVKELQTVVAGQSLAVIDSVDAVLEVERSEAHRDNASGRSENDSKVKFAEKELELARYEVKRLTDRIARFPDSASPEELERRNIQAEKSAAALQDAQLEFKAAKYELRIAEADLKLAERKVDRHRIVSPIDGVVVKIARRAGEWVQPGEIVFRILRLDKLKAEGFIPATLAPPDLIGRRAALKIAGDDTPHFGRVLFVSPEVNPADGTTRIWAEIDNPGRQLRPGQRGTLVIAPE comes from the coding sequence ATGAACCCCGCCGTACTGCTGCTGTTGGCGTCGCTCACGACGGGACAGGCAAAACCGGAACCGCTGGTCGTAGAGTCGGCCATCCTCTCCCTGCTGGATCAGCGCGAGGCGCCCGCCCGAGAGGCAGGCGTGCTGGATCAAATGCTGGTCAAAGAGCTGCAGACGGTCGTAGCCGGCCAGTCGCTGGCCGTAATTGATAGCGTCGACGCCGTGCTGGAAGTCGAGCGTTCGGAAGCCCATCGCGACAACGCCAGCGGCCGATCCGAGAACGATTCCAAAGTGAAGTTCGCCGAGAAAGAGCTGGAACTGGCCCGGTACGAGGTGAAGCGGCTGACCGATCGCATCGCCCGCTTTCCCGACAGCGCTTCGCCTGAAGAGCTGGAACGGCGGAACATCCAGGCGGAGAAGTCGGCCGCCGCCCTGCAGGACGCGCAGCTGGAATTCAAGGCCGCCAAATACGAGCTGCGGATCGCCGAGGCAGACCTGAAACTGGCGGAGCGGAAGGTAGACCGCCATCGCATTGTGTCGCCGATCGACGGAGTGGTGGTGAAGATCGCCCGTCGCGCCGGCGAGTGGGTCCAGCCGGGCGAGATCGTCTTCCGCATCCTGCGGCTGGACAAGCTCAAGGCCGAAGGCTTCATTCCGGCGACCCTCGCGCCGCCTGACCTGATCGGCCGGCGGGCCGCCCTGAAGATTGCCGGCGACGATACGCCGCACTTTGGCCGCGTGCTGTTCGTCAGCCCCGAAGTCAACCCGGCCGACGGCACGACGCGGATCTGGGCCGAGATCGACAACCCCGGCCGCCAGCTACGGCCGGGTCAGCGCGGCACGCTGGTGATCGCCCCGGAATAA
- a CDS encoding HlyD family efflux transporter periplasmic adaptor subunit — MIDPLPLPADHAGQAWSEIERLIEEVASLSRTNVGVREFYAALTANAVRALAADAAAVWLLEGETLRLEHQTQLAQTQAVNPDRQAAHQRLLHQAMQHGKSCLLPPPAGASDPALAGMAEEPTDLINPTGHLLVLGPIQGDERPLGIVEIFQRPGASPSACRGYSEVVEVLSELAADFHNQRRLRDLREREQLWNEFDTFAQRVNSSLVLDRTAYTIVNEARRLIGCDRVSLLEVRGRSCRMLAVSGVDTLDRRANSIRTMEQLARRVVAGGEPLWTTGDAAGLPPQIETALNDYLDLVHARTLAVTPLRETFADPDSPGPPRTLGVLAAERFDDESLDDGFRLRVETVGRHSATALDNALTLQRLPLFGLLHWLGRTRWLYRLPLAALAAAALAAAIVALIVIPADFPITGRGEVAPVDKRIVFAARDGQVERLWLTALRSAEATEIDVVAGQKLLDLRDLPLEYEITRVEGERTTAQSRLVSLEKSLLHAPRNSPEAVQRFNEAAAERDELQQTVKRLADQLANLQQQQTQLTVTSPLAGRVVTWKVQELLEARPVQRGQALMTIADLAGPWVVELRIPDKHIGYLLQERARLQKLDPDSDLQLEFMLAADPGVKHRAQVIEIAPASDIPEEDDEPAVRVTAELLDRSLVAALRPGAAVIAQVHCGQRPLGYVWLHDFIETARTWLFF; from the coding sequence ATGATCGATCCTTTGCCGCTGCCAGCGGATCATGCGGGCCAGGCCTGGAGCGAAATTGAACGCCTCATTGAAGAGGTCGCTTCCCTGTCGCGTACAAATGTGGGAGTCCGCGAGTTTTACGCCGCGCTGACTGCGAACGCGGTGCGCGCCCTGGCCGCCGATGCGGCCGCCGTCTGGCTGCTGGAAGGGGAAACCCTGCGGCTGGAGCACCAGACCCAACTGGCCCAGACCCAGGCCGTCAATCCCGACCGGCAGGCGGCCCACCAGCGGCTCCTGCACCAGGCGATGCAGCACGGCAAGTCATGCCTGCTGCCGCCACCAGCTGGCGCCAGCGATCCGGCTCTTGCCGGCATGGCGGAAGAACCGACCGACCTGATCAATCCGACCGGCCATCTGCTGGTGCTGGGGCCAATCCAGGGAGACGAACGTCCGCTGGGGATCGTAGAGATTTTCCAGCGGCCGGGTGCTTCGCCGTCTGCCTGTCGCGGTTACTCCGAAGTGGTGGAAGTGCTGTCGGAGCTGGCAGCCGACTTCCACAACCAGCGTCGCCTGCGCGACCTGCGCGAGCGGGAACAGCTTTGGAACGAGTTCGATACGTTCGCCCAGCGGGTCAATTCCAGCCTGGTGCTGGATCGCACCGCTTACACCATTGTTAACGAAGCCCGGCGCCTGATCGGCTGCGACCGCGTCTCCCTGCTGGAAGTGCGCGGCCGCTCCTGTCGCATGCTGGCGGTCAGCGGCGTCGACACGCTCGATCGCCGGGCCAATTCCATCAGGACGATGGAGCAGCTGGCCCGGCGGGTTGTCGCCGGCGGCGAACCGCTGTGGACGACGGGCGATGCGGCCGGACTGCCGCCGCAGATTGAAACGGCCCTTAACGATTATCTCGATCTGGTCCACGCTCGCACCCTGGCCGTCACCCCGTTACGGGAGACGTTCGCCGATCCGGATTCGCCCGGACCGCCCCGCACGCTGGGCGTGCTGGCCGCGGAACGCTTTGACGACGAGTCGCTCGACGACGGTTTTCGGCTGCGAGTGGAAACGGTCGGTCGCCATAGCGCGACCGCGCTGGATAATGCGCTGACGCTGCAGCGGCTGCCGCTGTTTGGCCTGCTGCACTGGCTGGGCCGCACCCGCTGGCTGTATCGCTTGCCGCTGGCGGCTTTGGCGGCTGCCGCGCTGGCGGCGGCGATCGTGGCGCTGATCGTGATTCCGGCCGACTTCCCGATCACCGGACGCGGCGAAGTAGCGCCGGTCGACAAGCGGATCGTCTTCGCCGCCCGGGATGGCCAGGTAGAACGCCTGTGGCTGACGGCCTTGCGCAGCGCCGAAGCGACGGAGATCGACGTCGTCGCGGGGCAGAAACTGCTCGACCTGCGCGACTTGCCGCTGGAATATGAAATCACCCGGGTCGAAGGGGAACGGACGACCGCCCAGTCGCGTCTCGTATCGCTCGAGAAATCCCTGCTGCACGCGCCGCGGAACTCGCCTGAGGCCGTGCAGCGCTTCAACGAAGCGGCGGCCGAACGGGACGAGTTGCAGCAAACGGTCAAGCGCCTGGCGGATCAGCTGGCCAACCTGCAGCAGCAGCAAACGCAGCTGACGGTAACCAGCCCGCTGGCCGGAAGGGTTGTCACCTGGAAAGTGCAGGAACTGCTGGAAGCCCGCCCGGTCCAGCGCGGCCAGGCCCTGATGACGATCGCCGATCTGGCCGGTCCCTGGGTGGTCGAGCTGCGCATCCCCGACAAACACATCGGCTACCTGCTGCAGGAAAGGGCTCGGCTGCAGAAGCTCGATCCAGACAGTGATCTGCAGCTGGAGTTCATGCTGGCGGCTGATCCAGGCGTGAAGCATCGGGCCCAGGTGATCGAGATCGCCCCGGCCAGCGACATCCCCGAAGAGGACGACGAACCGGCCGTGCGCGTCACCGCCGAACTGCTCGACCGCAGTCTGGTCGCCGCGCTGCGGCCCGGCGCCGCGGTCATTGCGCAGGTGCACTGCGGCCAGCGTCCCCTGGGCTATGTCTGGCTGCATGACTTTATCGAAACGGCCCGCACCTGGCTCTTTTTTTGA